From the genome of Triticum aestivum cultivar Chinese Spring chromosome 3B, IWGSC CS RefSeq v2.1, whole genome shotgun sequence, one region includes:
- the LOC123070763 gene encoding probable serine acetyltransferase 1: MTAGQPLRADPQQRRHSLPALHPAVVPSYPPPESDNDESWVWSQIKAEARRDADAEPALASFLYATVLSHPSLERSLSFHLANKLCSSTLLSTLLYDLFVGSLAAHPTIRAAAVADLLAVRSRDPACAGFSHCLLNYKGFLAVQAHRVAHVLWAQNRRALALALQSRVAEVFAVDIHPAAAIGKGILLDHATGVVIGETAVVGDNVSILHHVTLGGTGKAVGDRHPKIGDGVLIGAGATILGNVLIGAGAKIGAGSVVLIDVPPRSTAVGNPARLIGGKKGDDMPGESMDHTSFIQQWSDYTI, encoded by the coding sequence atgacggcggGTCAGCCCCTCCGCGCCGATCCCCAGCAGCGCCGCCACAGCCTGCCGGCCCTCCACCCCGCCGTCGTGCCTTCCTACCCGCCCCCGGAGTCCGACAACGACGAGTCCTGGGTCTGGTCCCAGATCAAGGCCGAGGCGCGCCGCGACGCCGACGCCGAGCCGGCGCTCGCCTCCTTCCTCTACGCCACCGTGCTGTCTCACCCGTCGCTCGAGCGCTCCCTCTCCTTCCACCTCGCCAACAAGCTCTGctcctccaccctcctctccacgCTCCTCTACGACCTCTTCGTCGGCTCCCTCGCCGCGCACCCCAccatccgcgccgccgccgtcgccgacctcCTCGCCGTGCGCTCACGGGATCCCGCCTGCGCCGGCTTCTCCCACTGCCTCCTCAACTACAAGGGCTTCCTCGCCGTCCAGGCCCACCGCGTCGCGCACGTCCTCTGGGCGCAGAACCGCCGCGCCCTCGCGCTCGCGCTCCAGTCCCGGGTCGCCGAGGTCTTCGCCGTCGACATCCACCCGGCCGCCGCCATCGGCAAGGGCATCCTCCTGGACCACGCCACCGGGGTCGTCATAGGCGAGACCGCCGTCGTCGGCGACAACGTCTCAATCCTCCACCACGTCACGCTGGGCGGGACCGGCAAGGCGGTGGGCGACCGGCACCCCAAGATCGGGGACGGTGTTCTGATTGGCGCCGGGGCGACGATCCTGGGCAACGTGCTGATTGGCGCCGGGGCCAAGATCGGTGCCGGGTCGGTGGTGCTCATCGATGTGCCGCCGAGGAGCACCGCGGTGGGGAACCCCGCAAGGCTGATCGGCGGGAAGAAGGGCGACGACATGCCTGGGGAGTCCATGGACCATACCTCCTTCATACAGCAGTGGTCAGACTACACCATTTGA